In Chitinophaga nivalis, a single genomic region encodes these proteins:
- a CDS encoding L,D-transpeptidase family protein has product MKRVFSISLLCGTGVCLLLACGNKKKHNAPKQKQIVANVRQLDEVVTENITERLSILEDNEGWMEDSTKAFSTKAIQDFYQQNKAAAQWSKNGAFNPAVDSMLYLVQHADELGLLPAHYHEPALTAALQQLDTDATAKKDAALWAKADVMLTDAFMKMASDLHFGTGPRDSITFRQDSVFTEDVLQSKLQQALQDKNVAGVLHELEPVHAGYQALKEGILTFKAKYAESHWDTLPLNYTDTLAFRELLVNRLVQTGHLDTSGGPITDTTTLKTGIKAFQREFNIYPDGVAGRRTVIAMNRSMGDWLKQVAVNMDRWRKLPDTLPQQYIMVNVPGYTLRVVDSGEVRLESRVIVGTPRNRTPVLNSYMTNFMMFPYWRVPYSIVFKEMLPAIQRNVGYLASKNLEVIDRNGNTVDPLTIDWQKLSKNHFPYVLRQMDGIDNSLGIMKFNFRNKYSVYLHDTNNRGLFKNSMRAMSHGCVRVQQWDSLAQYLVRTDTVRHLSDSLPVWVEREEKRQVDLPRRIPLYLRYFTAEGQQGKLVFYDDIYGEDKVLARKMGR; this is encoded by the coding sequence ATGAAAAGAGTTTTTAGTATTAGTTTGTTATGTGGAACAGGAGTTTGCTTGTTGTTAGCCTGTGGAAATAAAAAGAAGCATAACGCCCCCAAACAAAAACAGATTGTCGCCAACGTCAGACAGCTGGATGAAGTGGTTACCGAAAATATCACCGAACGGCTCTCTATCCTGGAAGATAATGAAGGCTGGATGGAAGACAGCACGAAAGCCTTCAGCACAAAGGCTATCCAGGATTTTTATCAACAAAACAAAGCTGCTGCACAGTGGTCAAAAAACGGCGCCTTTAATCCGGCCGTAGATTCTATGCTGTACCTGGTGCAGCATGCTGATGAGCTGGGATTATTACCGGCACATTATCATGAACCTGCCTTAACGGCTGCCTTACAGCAACTGGATACAGATGCCACGGCGAAAAAAGATGCAGCCCTGTGGGCAAAGGCAGATGTAATGTTGACAGACGCCTTCATGAAAATGGCATCAGACCTGCATTTTGGCACAGGCCCACGGGATAGTATTACCTTCAGACAGGATTCCGTTTTTACCGAAGACGTACTGCAAAGCAAGTTGCAACAAGCCTTACAAGATAAGAATGTGGCGGGTGTATTGCATGAACTGGAGCCGGTACATGCCGGTTATCAGGCCCTGAAAGAAGGTATCTTAACCTTTAAAGCCAAATATGCCGAATCCCATTGGGATACGTTGCCGCTAAACTACACGGATACACTGGCTTTCCGGGAACTGCTCGTAAACAGATTGGTGCAGACAGGTCACCTGGATACCTCCGGTGGCCCTATCACGGACACGACTACACTGAAAACAGGTATCAAAGCCTTCCAGCGGGAATTTAACATTTATCCGGATGGAGTAGCGGGCCGCAGAACCGTGATCGCTATGAACCGGTCTATGGGGGACTGGCTGAAACAGGTGGCGGTAAATATGGACCGGTGGCGGAAGCTGCCCGATACCTTGCCACAGCAGTATATCATGGTAAACGTACCCGGGTATACCCTGCGGGTGGTCGACAGTGGGGAAGTACGGCTGGAGTCGCGTGTGATTGTAGGTACGCCGCGCAACCGTACGCCGGTGCTCAACTCCTACATGACCAACTTCATGATGTTCCCTTACTGGCGGGTGCCTTACAGCATTGTATTCAAAGAAATGCTGCCGGCTATTCAGCGGAATGTAGGTTACCTGGCATCCAAAAATCTGGAAGTAATTGACCGTAATGGCAACACCGTAGATCCGCTGACGATAGACTGGCAGAAGCTGAGTAAAAACCATTTCCCGTATGTATTGCGGCAAATGGATGGTATTGATAACTCACTGGGCATTATGAAATTTAATTTCCGGAATAAATACAGTGTGTACCTGCATGATACCAATAACCGCGGATTGTTTAAAAACTCCATGCGGGCGATGAGTCATGGTTGTGTGCGGGTGCAGCAATGGGACAGCCTGGCGCAATACCTGGTACGGACAGATACGGTAAGACATCTGAGTGATAGCCTGCCGGTATGGGTGGAGCGGGAAGAAAAAAGACAGGTGGACCTGCCACGCCGGATACCGTTGTACCTGCGGTATTTTACAGCAGAAGGTCAGCAGGGCAAGCTGGTGTTTTATGATGATATTTACGGAGAAGATAAAGTACTGGCCAGAAAGATGGGACGGTAA